TAACACCGGACGGAAACTGGCACGCGGCAGCTCGGTCGCGAACATTTCCACCCGTCGGAGCAACCAATTCGCTCCGGTGCTGAGCCCCAGCACCAGCAGGCAAACCGTCAGCGCCCGCGCACCCTTGTGACCGATGGCCGCCGCCGATTCCGCGCGCCGCACCTCCCGCCACCAGCCACCGCGTCCATGGGAGGCTAGCGCCCTCATTTCCTCCGGGGTGACCACTCGGTCCCACAACACGATGTCGTCGTGTTCCACATGCACGGGCTGGTTGATCAAACGCGGTTCATCTTGGACGTCAAAACTGCCGGAAAGTGAGAACGCCGCCAGAAGAGGTGAACTGTGATTCTTCGCCCGTTCCTCCGCCGCGATCTGCCCGTTCACAAACAGCCGGGCTAGTGTCCCGTCCGAGGTGAACGCCAGGTGCATCCATTGGCCTGGAGGCGCCACTTGACGTCCAACCAGATTGCGAGTCGTCGTCATCAGGTGGTCGCCGCCGGACACTCCCGCAATAAGAAATGCGAAAGGTCGCCCCTGACGGAACCCAAGCCTCCATGTGAAGGTTTGTTGGTTGCTTGCGGATGCGATGACGAGGTCGTTGGTGAAGGCGCGTCCGTTCACCATCGGACTCCATGTTCCTCCCGAAGTCTCGACCCGCACCCAAGCCGCCCAGGACCACGGAATTTCCTGATCACGCCAGTATCCCAGAAGGCTGCCACTTGGCTCACCGCCGTGCCGGAAAGCTTTGTCTCCGTCCACGTTTACGATCTCGTTGCCGGGGTTATGCACAACGCTCCAGTGCCAGAGGGCCGCGCGCCGATCCGGTCGCCCGTCCACCAACCCACCCACCCTTTGGTCCAGGAGGCGAGCGGTCGCGCGTACCAAGCCCACACCAACAGCCAGAGAAGGCAGAGTGCGGAAACCGCCAACCACGATCGAACCAACCAGCGCCCCAGGCTGCGGCCCCCTCCTTTCCGGTGCCGAGCAGCAAGGGGATTCGCGCGCCGAGAATCGGAACGCGCGGACGCGGGCGCTGTCGGCGACGGGCGTTCACCGGCATTCGGCGCTGGAACTTGGGGATTCAACTCGGGTCGATCCCACCCCTTCCCGCGCGCCCGCCGCTAGTGATGAATGTCACGGTTGACAGCCTGTGGTCGGGCGGCGGTATTCCGCTGCGGCTAGGCGAAGGTGGGCAAAAGCATTCGGGAAGGATTGGTTCAAAAACACTATGGAGTTCGCTGCGCTTGAGGACACGCCCAAGTTCGCGTGACGGTCGGAGGCGGCGCACAAAGAGGATCCTGCCGAATCTCGCTCTCGAAGGCTTTACCGAATCCCAATTCGTTAAGCTCGGTTTAGCTGAACTATTTGCCGCTAACTTCCGCCCGCTGCTCCTTCAACAATGTAGAAGGCGATCTTGATGGATGACACCCGTCATAAATATCGCGCGCGGACCCATGACATTTGAGTGGAGGAACGGCACTACCGCGAAGCGCGGAAATGGATGAGCATCGTCCCATCGAACCGTCCTGTGTGAATGCACCGAGCAATAAGTCCAGGAAGGGCGGCCATGATGAAACCAAGTAAACTTTTTGCGAACATGAAAACCAACATTGCTCAATTTTTCTTATCCGCCATCGGCTCGATCATGCTGACTCTTGCAGCGGAGGCAGCTAGTTTCTCTGTGCAGATTTCTACTGCCGCTGGCGGCGTTGACTTTTCCTCAGAACGGAAAAACGAAGCTGGTGAAGTCAGCGG
The genomic region above belongs to Verrucomicrobiota bacterium and contains:
- a CDS encoding LamG domain-containing protein, which produces MVGSIVVGGFRTLPSLAVGVGLVRATARLLDQRVGGLVDGRPDRRAALWHWSVVHNPGNEIVNVDGDKAFRHGGEPSGSLLGYWRDQEIPWSWAAWVRVETSGGTWSPMVNGRAFTNDLVIASASNQQTFTWRLGFRQGRPFAFLIAGVSGGDHLMTTTRNLVGRQVAPPGQWMHLAFTSDGTLARLFVNGQIAAEERAKNHSSPLLAAFSLSGSFDVQDEPRLINQPVHVEHDDIVLWDRVVTPEEMRALASHGRGGWWREVRRAESAAAIGHKGARALTVCLLVLGLSTGANWLLRRVEMFATELPRASFRPVLLVLVIGTVLTVGGALAVATRGKAVDRACSKAQGAERGCPPRRSFLALPPRHRPANWRSAPDNP